The nucleotide window AAGCCCCGATAATGCCGATGGCGAGGCGAAACAGCAGAAAGCTGGCGTAGCTATTACTCAGGCCGATCAGCATAACCGGCACGGCCCCCACCACAAGCAACAGGGTGTAGGTCAGGCGTGGTCCAAGGGTGTCGCAGAGCCGGCCCACGACCAAGCGCGCCAGAATGGTGGCCGACACCGAGGCAATAATAATGTTGCCCACCTGGCTTTTGTCGAGGTGGAGCTGCTCGCGCACCAGCGGCATCAGGGGCGCAATACCGAACCAGCCGAAAAAGCAGAAAAAGAACGTGAGCCAGGTTAGGTGAAACGTGCGCATCTGCACGCCTTGGAAGGCAAAAGGCGGAGCCGCGTCAGCGGCTGGTCGGAGTGCTGAGCATCCATAGGCGTCGGGCCAGGGTGTTAGTAGTGAAGGATAAAAACCAGCCAGTTCAGGCCCAGCCGATGTACACCACGCCGTCCTCGACCTTTACCGGGTAGGTCTGAATGCTGCACTCGTCGCCGTTCAGGCTCTCCCCCGTGAGTAGGGAAAACGTGCGCTTATGGAACGGACAGGCCACTTTGGGCTCACAGGCTTCGCCGGTGCTGCCAATCATGCCCCGGGCCAGGGCCATCTGCTGCTTGTGCGGGCACAGGTTCTGGGTGGCGTACCACTCGCCGCGGCGGGCGAAGTTGAAAATGGCCACTTGCTCGCCCTCTACCAGGGCGCAGGCCCCCCCGTCGGCCGGAATGTCGGTGGCGCGGCACACGGCCACCCACGTTACGTCAATGACAGCTTCCATCGGTTTTAGCTTGGTTTGAAAGGATTTGGGCGGCGAATGAGCGGCGCTGCAACACCACCCACCGCGCCCGTTTTGCTCGTTGGTCTGCCGGGCTGCCCCGACGTGAGGCAGCATTATTCTCGTCCGAAAAAAGCTTTGGGTGGCCCCTACCAGGCTTTTACAATCTTCTGGCCCCGCACCGGCTCGAACTCAATCGAGGGGTCTTTGAGCGTGGGCGCATTCACGAAGTGGGTGAACTGCCGGCGCAGCTCGGGGTTCTCGACCACCTCCCGCCACTCGCAGTGGTAGTTTTGAATCAGCAGGGCCATTTCCGCTTCCAACTCGGCGCAGATGCCCAGGCTGTCGTTGATGACCACGTTTCTGAGGTAGGCCAGGCCGCCGTCCAGCTTGTTGAGCCAAGTGGCGGTGCGCATCAGCGGGTCGGCGGTTTTGATGTAGAACATCAGGAACCGGTCGAGGTAGCGCACCAGGGTTTCCTTGTCGATGTCGGTGGCCAGGAGCTGGGCGTGCTGGGGCTTGGCGCCGCCGTTGCCGCACACGTACAGGTTCCAGCCCTTCTCGGTGGCAATGATGCCGAAGTCCTTGGCCTGAGCCTCGGCGCACTCCCGCACGCAGCCGCTCACCCCGCTTTTGAGCTTGTGGGGCGAGCGGATACCCTTATAGCGGTTCTCGATTTCGATGGCCAACGACACGCTGTCGTGCAGGCCAAACCGGCACCAGGTGCTGCCCACGCAGCTTTTCACCGTGCGCAGGGACTTGCCGTAGGCATGCCCACTCTCGAAGCCGGCGTTGATCAGCTCCTCCCAGATGTCGGGCAAGTCACTCACGTGGGCCCCGAACAGGTCGATGCGCTGCCCGCCGGTAATCTTGGTGTAGAGCCCGTACTTCTGGGCCACCCGCCCGATGACCATCAGCTGCTCGGGTGTGACTTCGCCGGCCGCAATGCGGGGTACCACCGAGTAGCTGCCACCTTTCTGGATATTAGCCAAATACCGGTCGTTGGTATCCTGAATTGTGTTTTGCCTGACAATCAAGTCATTCCACAAACCCGACAGAATGCTGCCGATGGCGGGCTTGCAGGTTTCGCACCCGTCGCCCCGGCCGAAGTGGTCCAGAGCGGCATCATAGGTGCGGATGTCGTTGATTTTGAGCAGGTCGAACAGCTCCTGCCGGGAGTACTCGAAATGCTCGCACAGCACGTTCTTGATGTAGGCGCCCTGGGCCAGGAGCGTACCGTTGATCAGGTCCTTCACCATGGGCACGCAGCCCCCGCAGCCGGTGCCGGCCTTGTTGCACTTCTTCATGCCGTCCACCGTCGTGATGCCCAGCTCACTCACGGCTCCGCAAATAGCGCCTTTGGTCACGGCCTCGCAGGAGCAGACCAGCGCCTCGTCGGGCAAGCCCAGCACGCCCGCGCCTTCCGTAATTTCCCCGCCACGGGCGCCTAGAATCAGGTCTTCGGGGTGGGGCGGCAGCACGATTCTGTTGTTGACGGTTTGCAGCAGCATGTTATAAGCTTCCGCGTCACCAATGAGCACTCCACCAAGCAGGTACTTGCCGTCGGGGCTGATGTTGATGCGCTTATACACGCCGCTGTGGGCGTCCTCGAACACGATGGATCGGCTGTGGGGCTCGGCAATGAACGGGTCGCCAAAGCTGGCCACGTCCACCCCGATCAGCTTGAGCTTGCTGCTCATATCGTAGCCAGTAAAGGCGCGGGCACCCTGGGTGAGCTGGCTGGCAACTACCTCGGCCATATCGTAGCCGGGCGCGACCAGGCCGTAAATCATGCCGCCGTGCAGGGCACACTCCCCAATGGCGAAAATGCGCGGGTCGCTGGTTTGCATCTCGTCGTTGACCACGATACCGCCGCGCAAGCCCACTTCCAGGCCAGCGAGTTTCGCCAGCTCGTCGCGGGGGCGGATGCCGGCCGAAATCACCAGCATATCCACATCCAGCACAGAGCCGTCGCCGAAGTGCAGGGCCTCAATCCTGTTTTCCCCGGCAATGCTGCTGGTGGCCTTGCTCAGGTGAATCTGCAAACCCAGGGCTTCGAGCTTGGTTTGGAGCATCTGGCTGCCAGCCGCGTCGATTTGCCGGGGCATTAGGCGGGGGGCAAACTCAATGACGTGGGTTTCGGGCACACCCAAATCTAGCAGGGCCTTGGCTGCTTCCAGGCCCAGCAGGCCCCCACCCAGCACGGCTCCGCACGTGGCGGTGGCGGCGTAGGCTTTGATTTCCTCCAAATCTTCAATGGTGCGGTACACCATCACGCCCGCCTTTTCCACGCCCGGAATGTCGGGTACGAAGGCCGAGGATCCAGTGGCCAGCACCAGGTAGTCGTAGGGCTGTACCAGGCCGCCGCGGGAATGCACTGTTTGGCTGGTGCGGTCAATTTCCTGGACAGGGTCGCCCAGGTGGAGGGTGATGTTATGGTCGTAATACCACTGCAGTGGAGCCATCAGCAAGTCGTCGGCGGTCTTGCCCCCGAAGTACTCGCTCAGGTGCACCCGGTCGTAGGCCACGCGGGGCTCCTCCCCGAAGACAACCAAGTTGAAGGCACGAGTTTTGGCGAGGAGCTTCTCGCAAAACTTATAGCCAACCATGCCATTGCCAACAACAACGACGGTAGGAACGGGCTGCAGTACCATAGGACCAGGATGTTAGAAATTCAAATGCTATCTGGGGTTAAGTGGGTGGGATAGGTAAGTGGGCGCGGGTGGGGCATTCATAGCATATCGAATACTATACCCCTTTAAAAATTAGGGTCTTTTCAGACTCATCTTGGCAATTATATACAATCACCCCCTCTAATCAAAGGGGATAAAACATTTTTTTATATTATTCACAAGCTTACACCCCTGAAAAAACCCCTACTCAAAGCAGAAGCCCCTAAGTTTTTTCTTAGGGGCTTCTGGATGACAGGCTACAGGAAGTTGTCTACCGTCTATCCTCTCGCACCGACTCCAGGGCTTGGGCTTTGGCGGCATGAATGTGTTGGATTATCTCATCGAGTCCTAGACCGTGCAGAGCACGGGCGAAGAGGAAAGGCCCGTCGCCGCGCATGCGGCGGGCGTCGCGGTCCATCACGCCGAGGTCGGCGCGCACCAGCTCGGCCAGGTCGGTTTTGTTGATGACCAGCAGATCGGATTGGGTGATGCCGGGGCCGCCCTTGCGCGGCACCTTGTCGCCGCCCGACACGTCGATGACATAGATAGAGTAATCGACCAGCTCGCGACTGAAGTGAGCCGCCAGGTTGTCGCCCCCGCTTTCTACGAACAGGTAGTCGAGTTTGTGGTCGAAGCGCTGCATGAGGCCTTCCAGCGCGTCCATGTTCAGAGAAATATCCTCCCGGATGGCCGCGTGGGGGCAGCCGCCGGTTTCCACGCCCACAATCCGGTCTTCGCTCAGGGCGCTGTGGCGAATCAGGAACTCGGCGTCTTCGCTGGTGAAGATGTCGTTGGTGACCACGCCCAACTCAAACTCGTGGCGCAGCCGCTCGCACAGGGCTTTCAACAGCGCCGTTTTGCCGGTGCCC belongs to Hymenobacter sp. J193 and includes:
- the nirD gene encoding nitrite reductase small subunit NirD, translated to MEAVIDVTWVAVCRATDIPADGGACALVEGEQVAIFNFARRGEWYATQNLCPHKQQMALARGMIGSTGEACEPKVACPFHKRTFSLLTGESLNGDECSIQTYPVKVEDGVVYIGWA
- the nirB gene encoding nitrite reductase large subunit NirB encodes the protein MVLQPVPTVVVVGNGMVGYKFCEKLLAKTRAFNLVVFGEEPRVAYDRVHLSEYFGGKTADDLLMAPLQWYYDHNITLHLGDPVQEIDRTSQTVHSRGGLVQPYDYLVLATGSSAFVPDIPGVEKAGVMVYRTIEDLEEIKAYAATATCGAVLGGGLLGLEAAKALLDLGVPETHVIEFAPRLMPRQIDAAGSQMLQTKLEALGLQIHLSKATSSIAGENRIEALHFGDGSVLDVDMLVISAGIRPRDELAKLAGLEVGLRGGIVVNDEMQTSDPRIFAIGECALHGGMIYGLVAPGYDMAEVVASQLTQGARAFTGYDMSSKLKLIGVDVASFGDPFIAEPHSRSIVFEDAHSGVYKRINISPDGKYLLGGVLIGDAEAYNMLLQTVNNRIVLPPHPEDLILGARGGEITEGAGVLGLPDEALVCSCEAVTKGAICGAVSELGITTVDGMKKCNKAGTGCGGCVPMVKDLINGTLLAQGAYIKNVLCEHFEYSRQELFDLLKINDIRTYDAALDHFGRGDGCETCKPAIGSILSGLWNDLIVRQNTIQDTNDRYLANIQKGGSYSVVPRIAAGEVTPEQLMVIGRVAQKYGLYTKITGGQRIDLFGAHVSDLPDIWEELINAGFESGHAYGKSLRTVKSCVGSTWCRFGLHDSVSLAIEIENRYKGIRSPHKLKSGVSGCVRECAEAQAKDFGIIATEKGWNLYVCGNGGAKPQHAQLLATDIDKETLVRYLDRFLMFYIKTADPLMRTATWLNKLDGGLAYLRNVVINDSLGICAELEAEMALLIQNYHCEWREVVENPELRRQFTHFVNAPTLKDPSIEFEPVRGQKIVKAW
- the ureG gene encoding urease accessory protein UreG, which produces MISSPYCFTATLTSNTTRLVTTPSAKPVACPPHRNFRKRAFTVGIGGPVGTGKTALLKALCERLRHEFELGVVTNDIFTSEDAEFLIRHSALSEDRIVGVETGGCPHAAIREDISLNMDALEGLMQRFDHKLDYLFVESGGDNLAAHFSRELVDYSIYVIDVSGGDKVPRKGGPGITQSDLLVINKTDLAELVRADLGVMDRDARRMRGDGPFLFARALHGLGLDEIIQHIHAAKAQALESVREDRR